A portion of the Esox lucius isolate fEsoLuc1 chromosome 20, fEsoLuc1.pri, whole genome shotgun sequence genome contains these proteins:
- the fxyd6l gene encoding FXYD domain containing ion transport regulator 6 like isoform X1: MNGSAMDLSVLVVFCFCVAPALGSGFGREMPGPALGWEMPASTVDEKDYDAAFHYDYQSLRIGGLIFAVVLFFMGIFLIVSRKCRCKSSPKPRPAGLRPALAEAGAVADPQ; the protein is encoded by the exons ATGAACGGCA GTGCCATGGATCTCTCTGTTTTGGTGGTATTCTGCTTCTGTGTAGCTCCTGCTTTGG GATCAGGGTTTGGCAGGGAGATGCCAG GGCCAGCTTTAGGCTGGGAAATGCCAG cATCAACAGTGGATGAAAAAg ACTATGATGCTGCTTTTCACTATG ATTATCAGTCTCTGAGGATTGGTGGGCTGATCTTTGCTGTGGTACTGTTTTTCATGGGCATTTTCCTCATCGTCA GCCGGAAATGCCGCTGCAAATCAAGTCCGAAGCCACG GCCTGCTGGGCTCCGTCCGGCACTGGCAGAGGCAGGGGCTGTGGCAG
- the fxyd6l gene encoding FXYD domain containing ion transport regulator 6 like isoform X3, whose protein sequence is MNGSAMDLSVLVVFCFCVAPALGSGFGREMPASTVDEKDYDAAFHYDYQSLRIGGLIFAVVLFFMGIFLIVSRKCRCKSSPKPRPAGLRPALAEAGAVADPQ, encoded by the exons ATGAACGGCA GTGCCATGGATCTCTCTGTTTTGGTGGTATTCTGCTTCTGTGTAGCTCCTGCTTTGG GATCAGGGTTTGGCAGGGAGATGCCAG cATCAACAGTGGATGAAAAAg ACTATGATGCTGCTTTTCACTATG ATTATCAGTCTCTGAGGATTGGTGGGCTGATCTTTGCTGTGGTACTGTTTTTCATGGGCATTTTCCTCATCGTCA GCCGGAAATGCCGCTGCAAATCAAGTCCGAAGCCACG GCCTGCTGGGCTCCGTCCGGCACTGGCAGAGGCAGGGGCTGTGGCAG
- the fxyd6l gene encoding FXYD domain containing ion transport regulator 6 like isoform X2 — protein sequence MDLSVLVVFCFCVAPALGSGFGREMPGPALGWEMPASTVDEKDYDAAFHYDYQSLRIGGLIFAVVLFFMGIFLIVSRKCRCKSSPKPRPAGLRPALAEAGAVADPQ from the exons ATGGATCTCTCTGTTTTGGTGGTATTCTGCTTCTGTGTAGCTCCTGCTTTGG GATCAGGGTTTGGCAGGGAGATGCCAG GGCCAGCTTTAGGCTGGGAAATGCCAG cATCAACAGTGGATGAAAAAg ACTATGATGCTGCTTTTCACTATG ATTATCAGTCTCTGAGGATTGGTGGGCTGATCTTTGCTGTGGTACTGTTTTTCATGGGCATTTTCCTCATCGTCA GCCGGAAATGCCGCTGCAAATCAAGTCCGAAGCCACG GCCTGCTGGGCTCCGTCCGGCACTGGCAGAGGCAGGGGCTGTGGCAG
- the fxyd6l gene encoding FXYD domain containing ion transport regulator 6 like isoform X4: MNGSAMDLSVLVVFCFCVAPALASTVDEKDYDAAFHYDYQSLRIGGLIFAVVLFFMGIFLIVSRKCRCKSSPKPRPAGLRPALAEAGAVADPQ; encoded by the exons ATGAACGGCA GTGCCATGGATCTCTCTGTTTTGGTGGTATTCTGCTTCTGTGTAGCTCCTGCTTTGG cATCAACAGTGGATGAAAAAg ACTATGATGCTGCTTTTCACTATG ATTATCAGTCTCTGAGGATTGGTGGGCTGATCTTTGCTGTGGTACTGTTTTTCATGGGCATTTTCCTCATCGTCA GCCGGAAATGCCGCTGCAAATCAAGTCCGAAGCCACG GCCTGCTGGGCTCCGTCCGGCACTGGCAGAGGCAGGGGCTGTGGCAG